One window from the genome of Nicotiana sylvestris chromosome 9, ASM39365v2, whole genome shotgun sequence encodes:
- the LOC138878361 gene encoding uncharacterized protein, protein MVLALVAPLPTQPSRGRGQTTRGGGQAVRGGGQPVRGRPRGGGQIGGAQPRCYVFPAIPEAKSFDAVIIGSVMVFHRDASVLFDPSSTYSYVLSYFNSYLDMSCDSLSTPIYVSMPIGDSIMVDQVYHACFVTIRSCETRVDLLFLNMMDFDVILGMDWLSPYHATLDCHAKIMTLAMLGLPRLEWRRTLGHSTTKSISYVMARRMDEKRCLVYLAYICDSSAEVLSMDSVPVVREFPEVFLTDLLGIPP, encoded by the coding sequence ATGGTTCTGGCACTGGTTGCTCCATTACCTACTCAACcatctagaggtaggggtcagacaacccgaggtggtggtcaggccgttagaggtggaggtcagccagTTAGAGGCCGTCCGAGAGGTGGAGGTCAGATTGGTGGGGCTCAACCCCGTTGCTATGTATTCCCAGCTATACCCGAGGCGAAGTCGTTTGATGCGGTCATCATAGGTAGTGTTATGGTTttccatagagatgcttcagttttatttgatccgagttccacttattcctatgtgttaTCATATTTTAATTCATATTTGGATATGTCTTGTGATTCTTTGAGTACTCCTATTTATGTATCTATGCCTATTGGAGATTCTATTATGGTGGACCAGGTTTATCATGCTTGTTTTGTCACTATCCGGAGCTGTGAGACTAGGGTTGACCTGCTATTTCTTAATatgatggattttgatgtgattttgggcatggattggttgtcaccataTCATGCTaccttggattgtcatgccaagattatgacattggctatgctggggttgcctcgattggagtggagaagGACTCTTGGTCACTCCACTACCAAGTCCATTTCATATGTGATGGCTCGGCGTATGGACGAGAAGAGGTGTCTGGTGTATTTGGCCTATATTTGTGATTCCAGTGCAGAGGTTCTTTCCATGGactcagttccggtggtgagggagtTCCCAGAGGTGTTTCTTACTGATTTGTTGGGTATACCACCctga